DNA from Amorphoplanes friuliensis DSM 7358:
GGACGAGCTCCAGGCCGGACTCCTGCGCGACCCGGCGCAGGGTCTCGGTGGCCTTCTCCCAGTTCTCGTCGGTGCCGACGGACTTCTCGGGGTTGCGGGTGGACAGCTCCAGGTAGAAGTCGTCCAGGCCGTAGTCCTTGAGCAGCTGCAGCACGAAGGTCAGCAGGGAGGTCAGCTCGGCCTCCATCTGGTCCTCCGCGCAGAAGATGTGCGCGTCGTCCTGGGTCATGCCGCGGACCCGGGTGAGGCCGTGGATGACACCGGACTTCTCGTAGCGGTAGACCGTGCCGAACTCGAACATCCGCAGCGGCAGCTCGCGATAGGACCGCCCGCGCGACCGGAAGATCAGGTCGTGGAAGGGGCAGTTCATCGGCTTGAGGTAGTAGTTCGCGCCCTCCATCTCCATGGGCGGGAACATGCCGTCGGCGTACCAGTCGAGGTGCCCGGAGGTCTCGAAGAGGTTGGCCTTGGTGATGTGCGGGGTGTTGACGAACGAGTAGTCGGCTTCCTCGTGCTTCTGCCGCGAGTAGTTCTCCATCTCGCGGCGGATGATGCCGCCCTTCGGGTGGAAGACCGGCAGGCCGGACCCCAGCTCGTCGGGGAAGGAGAACAGGTCGAGGTCGGCGCCCAGCTTGCGGTGGTCGCGGCGGGCGGCCTCCTCGAGCAGCTTCAGGTACGCCTTCAGCTCGTCGCGGGTCGGCCAGGCGGTGCCGTAGACCCGCTGCAGCTGCGGGTTCTTCTCACTGCCCCGCCAGTACGCCGCGGCGCTGCGCATCAGCTTGAAGGCGCCGATCAGCCGGGTCGTCGGCAGGTGCGGCCCGCGGCACAGGTCGCCCCAGACGCGCTTGCCGTCCTTGTCGATGTTGTCGTAATGGGTCAGCTCACCCGCGCCGACCTCCATCACCTCGGCGTCGTCGACCTCACCCTTGATGTCGACGAGCTCCAGCTTGAACGGCTCGGCCGCCAGCTCCACCTTGGCCTCGTCCAGCGAGCCGTACTCGCGGCGGCGGAAGGTCTGGCCGGACTTGACGATCTCCTGCATCCGCTTCTCGAGCTTCGCCAGGTCCTCGGGCACGAACGGCTTGGCCACGTCGAAGTCGTAGTAGAAGCCGTTCTCGATCGGCGGGCCGATGCCGAGCTTCGCTTCCGGGAAGATGTCCTGGACGGCCTGGGCGAGCACGTGCGCGGTCGAGTGCCGCAGCACGTTGAGCCCGTCGGGCGAGTCCAGCGGCACCGGGGTGACCTCGGTGTCGAGCTCCGGCGCCCAGTCCAGGTCGCGCAGGCGGCCTGATGGGTCGCGGACGACGACGATCGCTTTCGGACCGGCGGCGGGCAGGCCGGCGGCGGCCACCGCGTCGGCCGCCGTGGTCCCGGCCGGGACGACTAGGGCGTCGGCCACGACAGGGGTACGGGGTGCAGACACGGTGATCTCCATTCATCAAAAAGCCGATTCGCTGAGAATGCTAGTAGAACCATTTGCTCACCCTTCGCGCGACGCGGCCACCCATTTCGGCAGCGGCTCGCGTGCGGCCAGCCAGGCCGCGGGAATGCCATCGACCCCGGTGTACGCGGCCACGATCCCCCCGGCCATCGCCGCGGTGGTGTCCACGTCCCCACCACCCGCGACGCACGCGGTGATCGCGGCCGGATAGTTGTCCAGATGCTGCGCGGCGACCCAGATCGCAAACGGTACGGAGTCCTGCGCCATGGCCCGTGAGCCGGTGCCCAGCTCGTAGGCGGCCTCGGCGGCGTCCTTGATGCGGACGGCCCGGCGCAGTCCGTCCTGGACGTGGCCGGGCGTGACCAGACCGGCCACCGCGGCCAGCAGCTGGCCCGCCGGCGGTCGGTGACCGTCGAGCCGGGCAGCAGCGGCCATCGCGGCAGCCACGGCCACGGCGACACCGCCGGCGATCCCCTCGGGGTGAGCGTGGGTGACCTCGGCCGCCCGGACCGCTTGCGCGGCAGCGTGGGCGAGGGAGTCGGCATGCCAGGCACCGAGCGGCGCCGCGCGCATGGCGGCGCCGTTGCCGGCCGAGCCCTGCCCGTCGAAGGCCGCGGCGGCCGCGATCGGCCAGGGTGTGCCCTCGCGGATCTGCCGGAGCATGACCACGGCACCGGGCCCGTAGCCGCGGTAGGCGTCGAACTGCTCCGAGAGCAGGTCGGCAAATCGGTCACGGTCGAAGGAGAGCTCGTCACTGCCCGTCAGGACGGCGACGAGGCAGCAGGCTTCCTCGGTGTCGTCGGTCCAGGGCCAGGGCGGTGTGGGCAGATCACCGCGGGCCAGGTCCGCGGCGGCGTTGCCGGGGACAAAATACTGTGCGCCGAGCGCGTCACCCACGGAAAGACCGGCAAGACTGTCGGTGGCCAGGGCGAGGCGGGATTCTGGGAAGAGTGTGAAGGTCATCGGTCCCCGCAGCATACCGCTCGCCTTTTTGGTCACTCTCCGTGCTGGAAACAATCCTCTCAATGACAAATTCGGTCTGGCTTGCCAAGGGCAGTACCTTCTCAGCATGGCCACGGTGTTGCTCGTCGAAGACGATCACGTCGTGCGCGGCGCGATGCTCCGGTCACTGGCTGATCGGGGGC
Protein-coding regions in this window:
- a CDS encoding ADP-ribosylglycohydrolase family protein, giving the protein MTFTLFPESRLALATDSLAGLSVGDALGAQYFVPGNAAADLARGDLPTPPWPWTDDTEEACCLVAVLTGSDELSFDRDRFADLLSEQFDAYRGYGPGAVVMLRQIREGTPWPIAAAAAFDGQGSAGNGAAMRAAPLGAWHADSLAHAAAQAVRAAEVTHAHPEGIAGGVAVAVAAAMAAAARLDGHRPPAGQLLAAVAGLVTPGHVQDGLRRAVRIKDAAEAAYELGTGSRAMAQDSVPFAIWVAAQHLDNYPAAITACVAGGGDVDTTAAMAGGIVAAYTGVDGIPAAWLAAREPLPKWVAASREG
- the thrS gene encoding threonine--tRNA ligase: MSAPRTPVVADALVVPAGTTAADAVAAAGLPAAGPKAIVVVRDPSGRLRDLDWAPELDTEVTPVPLDSPDGLNVLRHSTAHVLAQAVQDIFPEAKLGIGPPIENGFYYDFDVAKPFVPEDLAKLEKRMQEIVKSGQTFRRREYGSLDEAKVELAAEPFKLELVDIKGEVDDAEVMEVGAGELTHYDNIDKDGKRVWGDLCRGPHLPTTRLIGAFKLMRSAAAYWRGSEKNPQLQRVYGTAWPTRDELKAYLKLLEEAARRDHRKLGADLDLFSFPDELGSGLPVFHPKGGIIRREMENYSRQKHEEADYSFVNTPHITKANLFETSGHLDWYADGMFPPMEMEGANYYLKPMNCPFHDLIFRSRGRSYRELPLRMFEFGTVYRYEKSGVIHGLTRVRGMTQDDAHIFCAEDQMEAELTSLLTFVLQLLKDYGLDDFYLELSTRNPEKSVGTDENWEKATETLRRVAQESGLELVPDPGGAAFYGPKISVQAKDAIGRTWQMSTIQLDFNLPERFELEYSAADGTRKRPIMIHRALFGSIERFFGVLTEHYAGAFPAWLAPVQLVGIPIRDDHADYLGEFVARLKKEGIRAEVDYSDDRMQKKIRTAQQQKIPFMAIAGDDDVNGGTVSFRYRDGSQRNGVPLDEAVAHVVEVVRSRINTGPSAA